A region of Amyelois transitella isolate CPQ chromosome 11, ilAmyTran1.1, whole genome shotgun sequence DNA encodes the following proteins:
- the LOC106134183 gene encoding uncharacterized protein LOC106134183: MATILSDIYEDILKLYTNYKKTSVSRHTLSYLETRKELLEQYWMSYSNEHHSILKNADISAEGRKSAKELFSNTQEIYLDFKTALKEEIMLKSSSPTQAPTSSVISKPKLPPINLPTFSGNYGDWINFKDLFSSLIDQDKGLSDIQKHHYLRSSLKGEAEQLLRHFDVTAANYSKAWETLVNRYSNKRIIVNNVLSRLLNQKKLTYECPKGLKDLLDTTNECINSLNNLEIETRNWDPIVVHIVVSKLDLETHKAWEQSLGASTDLPTLSELNKYLEGRFRAIEMVQVTQKRDRKDIASSQLQKTKAVKTFYAETETECTYCKNNHYICHCTDFTTLTVEQRRDFAKNNNLCFNCLVKGHSIRNCRQRTTCRTCNYKHHTLLHNENLITKTAIADSPDSDKESCSSEPVQITSMKVFSPEKQVLLATAQVGIKNRNETLIHLRALVDQGSQATFITESAVQLLNLKKTLLETNITGISNHAVKSRYVVNFDIYSPLDSKWVTKISAHVLTKLTPLIPTRELDISQWSEFNTIPLSDTHMNKPGPIDLLLGADIYSEILLEGLKKSGSLIAQNSKLGWLVSGTAHSQASLSTHTIVVSSALVQIEHLLRKFWETEEYLPHEKPLTLDEIKCEEHFVKTHTRTNEGRYIVSLPFRESYETRLGDSRKIAHQRLLQMEKRFIRKPEFKKKYTDFIDEYQNLDHMEDVSSQEKITHKPYYLPHHAVVNESSLTTKLRVVFDGSAKPEHGTALNDELLIGPALQQDLRDLIIRWRTHKICLIADIKQMYRQILISKNDVDYQRILWRRSPLEEVTEKRLLTVTYGTSCAPFLAIRTLKQ; encoded by the coding sequence ATGGCTACTATTTTATCAGATATATATGaagatatattaaaactatacaCTAATTACAAGAAAACATCTGTGTCTCGTCATACATTAAGTTATTTAGAAACAAGAAAGGAATTATTGGAGCAGTATTGGATGAGTTATTCCAACGAACATCACTCTATTCTTAAAAATGCTGACATTAGTGCGGAAGGTAGGAAGTCAGCGAAAGAATTGTTTAGTAACACGCAAGagatatatttggattttaaaACAGCTTTAAAGGAAGAAATAATGCTAAAATCTTCTTCACCCACACAAGCACCGACAAGTTCTGTAATATCAAAACCTAAACTACCTCCTATAAACTTACCCACATTTTCTGGAAATTATGGTGATTGGataaatttcaaagatttattttcttcattgaTCGATCAAGACAAAGGTCTCAGTGATATTCAGAAGCATCATTATCTGAGGTCCAGTTTAAAGGGAGAAGCTGAACAATTACTTCGCCATTTTGATGTCACAGCCGCTAATTATAGTAAAGCCTGGGAGACACTAGTTAACAGATACAGCAATAAGAGaataattgttaataatgTACTCAGTCGCCTTCTTAATCAAAAGAAACTCACCTACGAATGTCCCAAAGGCTTAAAAGATTTGCTCGATACTACGAATGAGTGCATTAATAGTTTGAATAATTTAGAGATCGAAACGAGAAATTGGGATCCGATTGTTGTACATATTGTTGTTTCCAAATTAGATTTAGAAACTCACAAAGCTTGGGAGCAATCACTGGGTGCTTCAACGGATTTACCAACTTTgagtgaattaaataaatacttagaagGACGATTCAGGGCTATAGAAATGGTACAAGTTACTCAGAAAAGAGACAGAAAGGATATTGCATCGTCACAACTACAAAAGACTAAGGCtgtcaaaacattttatgCTGAAACAGAGACTGAATGTACctattgcaaaaataatcaCTATATTTGTCATTGCACTGATTTCACCACACTGACAGTTGAACAACGTAGAGATTTTGCTAAGAACAATAACCTGTGTTTCAATTGTTTGGTTAAAGGACACTCCATCAGAAATTGCAGGCAACGCACGACTTGTAGGACTTGTAACTACAAACATCATACGCTGTTACACAATGAGAATTTAATCACTAAGACTGCCATTGCTGATTCCCCAGACTCAGATAAAGAATCCTGTTCATCGGAGCCTGTCCAGATCACTAGTATGAAAGTATTTTCTCCTGAAAAACAAGTCCTGCTCGCTACAGCTCAAGTTGGTATTAAGAATAGAAATGAAACTCTCATTCATTTACGTGCCTTGGTGGACCAGGGCTCGCAAGCTACCTTTATAACGGAGTCTGCTGTTCAGTTGCTTAATCTAAAAAAGACACTACTTGAGACAAACATCACAGGCATAAGTAATCACGCTGTCAAATCACGCTATGTAGTTAATTTTGATATCTACTCACCACTCGATTCGAAATGGGTTACTAAAATTAGTGCTCATGTACTCACAAAATTGACGCCACTTATTCCCACACGAGAATTGGATATATCACAATGGTCAGAATTTAACACAATACCGCTTTCAGATACTCACATGAACAAACCGGGACCAATAGATCTTTTATTGGGTGCCGATATATATTCGGAGATTTTATTAGAAGGACTTAAGAAAAGCGGATCTTTGATTGCccaaaattcaaaacttgGTTGGTTAGTATCTGGCACTGCACATTCACAAGCAAGTTTATCCACACACACAATTGTGGTTTCGTCAGCTCTAGTTCAGATCGAgcatttattaagaaaattttggGAGACAGAAGAATATCTACCCCATGAGAAACCTTTAACTTTGGATGAAATCAAATGCGAAGAACACTTTGTAAAAACTCACACCCGCACAAATGAAGGTAGATATATAGTTAGTCTGCCATTTAGAGAATCGTATGAAACAAGACTTGGTGATTCACGTAAAATTGCTCATCAGAGATTATTGCAGATGGAGAAACGATTCATACGTAAACCTGaattcaaaaagaaatataccGACTTTATTGATGAATATCAAAATTTAGATCATATGGAAGATGTCAGTTCACAGGAAAAGATTACTCACAAACCCTATTATTTACCTCATCATGCAGTTGTCAATGAGTCTAGTTTGACAACTAAGTTAAGGGTCGTATTTGATGGATCGGCGAAACCTGAACATGGAACAGCACTTAATGATGAGCTGCTTATAGGACCAGCTCTACAACAAGACCTACGAGATTTAATTATACGTTGGCGTACACACAAGATTTGTTTGATTGCTGACATTAAGCAGATGTACCGTCAGATTTTAATCTCTAAAAATGATGTGGACTACCAACGCATTCTTTGGCGTCGTTCTCCATTAGAAGAGGTCACTGAAAAGCGTCTACTCACAGTAACTTATGGTACCTCTTGTGCTCCTTTCCTAGCCATTCGCACGCTTAAACAATGA